The genomic stretch ATTTTGTTCTTTTTGTTTTTTCTTCAAAAGTTCCAAGTTATATTTAGCATCTTTATCATCTTTTATTTTTAAAGCTTTTTCATAACTCTCAATAGCCTTTTTGTTATTTTTTAAATTAGCGTAGGTATTTCCCATATTATAAAGCTTGTCAAACTCTAAAATTTTATTTGAAATTGAAGAATAAGCTTCTAGGGCTTCTTTATATTTTTTTGCTTTATATAAAGAATCTGCTTCATTAAATTTAGATTCATCCTTTTGTATTTTAGAAAAGGAATTGGCTGCTTTTTCATAATCTTTATTTTCATAAGCTTTTTTAGCATCATCTAAATGTTTAAAATCAAATATTGAAGCTTGTAAGAAAGAAACCAAAATACAAAATAAAACTATAAATATTTTCATGATTTTCTCCTAGGAAGTGAAAAAATTCCCATAAAAAATAGGATTATTGCTATTATCAATGGATAAAAAAACAACTCTTTTTGATCTTTGATAACATCTTCACTTTGTGTACTTGCTTTGTAATTATTGTTTATTACTTCGCTTAATTGTTTAATATCATCTTGATTTAATGACTGTTCCATATAAGCTCCATTTGTATTTAGAGCTAATTTTTTAATATCTTCATTTATTTTTACTAAAACTGCATTTCCATTATCATCTTTTATAATTCCACCTTTTTTAGTTCCGATATTATAAATATAAACATTGATATTATGTGTTTTTGCATAAGCTATTTCTTCATCAAACTTTTTTTTATTTCCACCATCTGTAAAGATTAATAGTATTTTATTTTTTTCATCTTTTAAAAGGTCATTTGTAACTTCTAGTACAGAGTTAATATTTGTTCCTTTTAGATTTAAATAATCAAAGCTTAAATTTTTAACCAAAAATTTTAAAGAATTAAAATCCTCAGTTAAAGGTGAAATTAAAAATGTTTGAGAACTAAATCCTACAAGTCCAACTCTTATATTTTTTAATTCATCTAAAAATGAAAAAAGTTTATTTTTCTCAAATTCAAATCTACTTGGATAAACATCATTTATCATCATAGATTTTGAAATATCAACAGCAACTAACATATTTACAAAACTTGATTTTATTTTTATTTCACCATTATTGATAATAGGTCTTGCAAATGCAAGGACAATAAAAGAAAAAGAACAAATCAATATAATAGCTCTTGTCTTTTTTGAAAATCTATTATTTTTAAATTCAATTTTGTCAAATACTTCTTTAGAAAATTGTCCTAAAACAAAATCTTTTTTTTGTCTTATTAAATAGATTAATGGTATCAACAAAAGAAGTAAATATAAAAACTCAATATTTTTAAAATAAAACATCCTTACTCCTTATTTACTATATAAAAATATGCTAGGAAAAACAAAAGAGCAAAAGCTAAGAAATATTGATAAAAATATGTTTTCTTTACATATTTATCAGCTTTTATTTCACTTTTTTCTAA from Poseidonibacter antarcticus encodes the following:
- a CDS encoding VWA domain-containing protein, translating into MFYFKNIEFLYLLLLLIPLIYLIRQKKDFVLGQFSKEVFDKIEFKNNRFSKKTRAIILICSFSFIVLAFARPIINNGEIKIKSSFVNMLVAVDISKSMMINDVYPSRFEFEKNKLFSFLDELKNIRVGLVGFSSQTFLISPLTEDFNSLKFLVKNLSFDYLNLKGTNINSVLEVTNDLLKDEKNKILLIFTDGGNKKKFDEEIAYAKTHNINVYIYNIGTKKGGIIKDDNGNAVLVKINEDIKKLALNTNGAYMEQSLNQDDIKQLSEVINNNYKASTQSEDVIKDQKELFFYPLIIAIILFFMGIFSLPRRKS
- a CDS encoding tetratricopeptide repeat protein, with protein sequence MKIFIVLFCILVSFLQASIFDFKHLDDAKKAYENKDYEKAANSFSKIQKDESKFNEADSLYKAKKYKEALEAYSSISNKILEFDKLYNMGNTYANLKNNKKAIESYEKALKIKDDKDAKYNLELLKKKQKEQNKEQNKDQDKKKDNKNQDKKKDNKNQDKKDNKKDKKQQNDKQDKQNSQNQNEKNKEKQQDKKKQDEQQKQNKENKAQNIKENKDKNVSNKKQEISNMEERKWQKLLNDRKINTLLIPLSKGDNNEKQPW